Proteins encoded together in one Epinephelus moara isolate mb chromosome 2, YSFRI_EMoa_1.0, whole genome shotgun sequence window:
- the LOC126398392 gene encoding uncharacterized protein LOC126398392 isoform X3, whose protein sequence is MADELARVRRKFVDKVSKVLIKQLLDDLLDDGVLNDGQKDSIVEEYSTTADKARVLIDTVKKKGDEASRKLIAHIHSRDSTLYSELGLSCVQPAQPAAVRLSEQEWSITLNPATESFWMDKVKDNNVYPVDKKSIKNRVALLITNIKFTDEKLNRNGADKDEENMEKLLTALKYEVVKYTNLTGKAIDDAILKFSKHPKLKETDSVIVVIMSHGKLGKVLGVDWKKGDEKPDEFLIDNIYKHLGSEKCPALLDKPKIIIIQACRGEEEGSAFVRDVVSDDASQSNLPPPADEDNLEADTVKCVHKEKDFTALLSCTPDTVSYRQRDLGSFLIQYIVEVFNTFAHKDDIEELFRRVMQRFEKFSPRTKRQMPTKDRCTLIKRFYFFPLDNKPPLSVPSTQPPLSVPSTQPPLSVPSTQPPLSVPSTQPPLNLFSYTTEIQILEDGPLTPSSAQDLDIIVDEQEEPVSQSLSHVSQHQLGEPVDETDLQNIQKKLVSKVDESFCPTSNQINVCRNNVLLCSLRAFKRRNFNPEAKLNVVFVDEDGNGEGAVDEGGPTREYLRLLMRAIHQSNIFEGHEKDRQLSLDTQALQTNLYTWVAKMIAVCVVHGGVGPHFFSERLFQQICGIPTSLANVDEVCDHTFRQQLIKIQEATTVQEANSAIAEAADSLSIIGALRHVSNLKEKDSLVQSAADFFVDGRMQTALDQFVEGFRTLGLLEELRENPAVFRSMFVSEERPLQAKDLFSLFGVDYSVQGSNKRAKENSTICYWRDWLIDIEEGECSPITLEKVLEFTSGASTVPPLGFPHRPQIHFIHEANRVFPEANTCLIILRLPIHSDYEDFRKYMEEGILQAPTFGVA, encoded by the exons ATGAGCTCGCCAGAGTGAGGAGAAAATTTGTGGACAAAGTGTCCAAAGTACTGATTAAGCAGCTCCTGGACGACCTTTTAGACGATGGCGTCTTGAATGATGGCCAGAAAGACTCAATAGTTGAGGAGTACAGCACCACAGCAGACAAGGCACGCGTTCTCATCGACACAGTGAAGAAGAAAGGAGACGAAGCCAGCAGGAAGCTGATTGCTCACATTCACAGCAGAGATTCAACACTGTACTCTGAGCTGGGCCTGTCCTGTGTTCAACCTGCTCAGCCCG CTGCAGTGCGACTGAGTGAGCAGGAATGGTCGATCACCCTCAACCCTGCCACTGAGTCATTCTGGATGGACAAAGTGAAAGATAACAAT GTTTACCCTGTGGACAAAAAATCCATTAAGAACCGTGTGGCCCTGCTGATCACTAATATAAAGTTTACTGATGAGAAGTTGAACAGAAATGGAGCTGACAAGGACGAGGAGAACATGGAGAAACTGCTCACGGCTTTGAAATATGAGGTGGTGAAATACACAAACCTCACAGGAAAG GCGATTGATGATGCTATACTTAAGTTCTCTAAACATCCGAAACTCAAAGAGACAGATAGTGTGATAGTGGTCATCATGTCTCATGGGAAACTGGGAAAAGTCCTCGGTGTCGACTGGAAAAAGGGTGATGAGAAACCAGATGAGTTCCTCATCGACAACATTTACAAACACTTGGGATCAGAGAAATGTCCAGCGCTGCTGGACAAACCCAAGATCATCATCATCCAGGCGTGCAGAGGAG AGGAGGAAGGATCAGCATTTGTTAGAGATGTGGTCAGTGATGATGCGTCACAGTCAAATCTGCCCCCGCCTGCTGATGAAGACAACTTAGAGGCTGATACGGTGAAATGTGTTCACAAAGAAAAAGACTTCACTGCTCTTCTTTCCTGCACTCCTG ATACTGTCTCATATAGACAAAGAGATCTGGGGTCTTTTCTCATCCAGTATATTGTTGAGGTATTTAACACCTTCGCGCATAAGGATGACATTGAGGAACTCTTCAGAAGA GTCATGCAACGCTTTGAAAAGTTCTCCCCTCGAACTAAAAGACAGATGCCGACCAAAGACAGATGCACTCTGATAAAGCGCTTCTACTTCTTCCCACTtgacaataag CCTCCGCTGTCTGTGCCCTCCACCCAGCCACCACTCTCTGTGCCCTCCACCCAGCCACCACTCTCTGTGCCCTCCACCCAGCCACCACTCTCTGTGCCCTCCACCCAGCCACCACTCAACCTGTTCTCATACACAACAGAAATCCAAATTCTTGAAGATGGACCACTCACTCCTTCATCTGCCCAGGATCTAGACATTATTGTTGATGAACAAGAGGAGCCAGtttcacaaagtctgtcacatGTATCACAACATCAACTGGGAGAACCTGTGGATGA GACTGATCTTCAGAACATACAGAAAAAACTGGTCAGCAAAGTTGATGAAAGCTTCTGTCCAACCAGCAACCAAATAAATGTATGCAGGAATAATGTCTTGCTGTGTAGCCTGCGAGCATTCAAACGTAGGAACTTCAACCCTGAAGCAAAATTGAACGTTGTGTTTGTGGATGAAGATGGCAATGGTGAAGGGGCAGTTGACGAAGGTGGGCCAACAAGAGAGTACCTAAGGCTGCTGATGAGGGCCATCCACCAGTC AAACATCTTTGAGGGCCACGAGAAAGATCGGCAGTTATCTCTTGATACTCAAG cTTTACAGACTAATCTATACACATGGGTGGCAAAAATGATAGCTGTGTGTGTCGTTCATGGAGGAGTTGGACCACATTTCTTCTCTGAAAGGCTTTTCCAGCAGATCTGTGGGATACCAACATCCCTCGCCAATGTAGATGAAGTTTGTGACCATACCTTCAGGCAACAGTTAATCAAA ATACAGGAAGCGACAACGGTCCAAGAGGCAAACAGTGCCATTGCAGAGGCAGCAGACAGTCTCAGCATTATAGGTGCCTTGAGACATGTCTCCAACCTGAAAGAGAAGGACTCCCTTGTCCAGTCTGCTGCAGACTTTTTTGTCGATGGAAGGATGCAGACTGCCCTGGACCA GTTTGTCGAGGGGTTTAGAACCCTAGGATTACTGGAGGAGCTTAGAGAGAATCCAGCAGTGTTCCGCAGCATGTTCGTCAGTGAGGAGAGGCCACTGCAGGCGAAGGACCTCTTCTCTCTATTTGGAGTTGACTACTCTGTGCAGGGCAGCAACAAAAGAGCCAAAGAAAACAGCACAATATGCTATTGGCGTGACTGGCTCATTGATATCGAAG AAGGAGAATGCAGTCCAATCACACTTGAGAAGGTACTGGAGTTTACCTCTGGAGCCTCAACAGTGCCTCCACTCGGATTTCCACACCGTCCACAAATTCACTTCATCCACGAAGCCAACAGAGTGTTTCCAGAGGCCAACACCTGCCTCATAATCCTCCGCTTGCCCATACATAGTGATTATGAGGACTTCAGGAAATACATGGAGGAGGGCATTCTGCAGGCCCCTACTTTTGGTGTTGCGTGA
- the LOC126398392 gene encoding uncharacterized protein LOC126398392 isoform X2: MADELARVRRKFVDKVSKVLIKQLLDDLLDDGVLNDGQKDSIVEEYSTTADKARVLIDTVKKKGDEASRKLIAHIHSRDSTLYSELGLSCVQPAQPAAVRLSEQEWSITLNPATESFWMDKVKDNNVYPVDKKSIKNRVALLITNIKFTDEKLNRNGADKDEENMEKLLTALKYEVVKYTNLTGKAIDDAILKFSKHPKLKETDSVIVVIMSHGKLGKVLGVDWKKGDEKPDEFLIDNIYKHLGSEKCPALLDKPKIIIIQACRGEEEGSAFVRDVVSDDASQSNLPPPADEDNLEADTVKCVHKEKDFTALLSCTPDTVSYRQRDLGSFLIQYIVEVFNTFAHKDDIEELFRRVMQRFEKFSPRTKRQMPTKDRCTLIKRFYFFPLDNKPPLSVPSTLPLLSVPSTLPLLSVPSTQPPLSVPSTQPPLSVPSTQPPLSVPSTQPPLSVPSTQPPLNLFSYTTEIQILEDGPLTPSSAQDLDIIVDEQEEPVSQSLSHVSQHQLGEPVDETDLQNIQKKLVSKVDESFCPTSNQINVCRNNVLLCSLRAFKRRNFNPEAKLNVVFVDEDGNGEGAVDEGGPTREYLRLLMRAIHQSNIFEGHEKDRQLSLDTQALQTNLYTWVAKMIAVCVVHGGVGPHFFSERLFQQICGIPTSLANVDEVCDHTFRQQLIKIQEATTVQEANSAIAEAADSLSIIGALRHVSNLKEKDSLVQSAADFFVDGRMQTALDQFVEGFRTLGLLEELRENPAVFRSMFVSEERPLQAKDLFSLFGVDYSVQGSNKRAKENSTICYWRDWLIDIEEGECSPITLEKVLEFTSGASTVPPLGFPHRPQIHFIHEANRVFPEANTCLIILRLPIHSDYEDFRKYMEEGILQAPTFGVA; encoded by the exons ATGAGCTCGCCAGAGTGAGGAGAAAATTTGTGGACAAAGTGTCCAAAGTACTGATTAAGCAGCTCCTGGACGACCTTTTAGACGATGGCGTCTTGAATGATGGCCAGAAAGACTCAATAGTTGAGGAGTACAGCACCACAGCAGACAAGGCACGCGTTCTCATCGACACAGTGAAGAAGAAAGGAGACGAAGCCAGCAGGAAGCTGATTGCTCACATTCACAGCAGAGATTCAACACTGTACTCTGAGCTGGGCCTGTCCTGTGTTCAACCTGCTCAGCCCG CTGCAGTGCGACTGAGTGAGCAGGAATGGTCGATCACCCTCAACCCTGCCACTGAGTCATTCTGGATGGACAAAGTGAAAGATAACAAT GTTTACCCTGTGGACAAAAAATCCATTAAGAACCGTGTGGCCCTGCTGATCACTAATATAAAGTTTACTGATGAGAAGTTGAACAGAAATGGAGCTGACAAGGACGAGGAGAACATGGAGAAACTGCTCACGGCTTTGAAATATGAGGTGGTGAAATACACAAACCTCACAGGAAAG GCGATTGATGATGCTATACTTAAGTTCTCTAAACATCCGAAACTCAAAGAGACAGATAGTGTGATAGTGGTCATCATGTCTCATGGGAAACTGGGAAAAGTCCTCGGTGTCGACTGGAAAAAGGGTGATGAGAAACCAGATGAGTTCCTCATCGACAACATTTACAAACACTTGGGATCAGAGAAATGTCCAGCGCTGCTGGACAAACCCAAGATCATCATCATCCAGGCGTGCAGAGGAG AGGAGGAAGGATCAGCATTTGTTAGAGATGTGGTCAGTGATGATGCGTCACAGTCAAATCTGCCCCCGCCTGCTGATGAAGACAACTTAGAGGCTGATACGGTGAAATGTGTTCACAAAGAAAAAGACTTCACTGCTCTTCTTTCCTGCACTCCTG ATACTGTCTCATATAGACAAAGAGATCTGGGGTCTTTTCTCATCCAGTATATTGTTGAGGTATTTAACACCTTCGCGCATAAGGATGACATTGAGGAACTCTTCAGAAGA GTCATGCAACGCTTTGAAAAGTTCTCCCCTCGAACTAAAAGACAGATGCCGACCAAAGACAGATGCACTCTGATAAAGCGCTTCTACTTCTTCCCACTtgacaataag CCTCCGCTGTCTGTGCCCTCCACCCTGCCACTGCTGTCTGTGCCCTCCACCCTGCCACTGCTGTCTGTGCCCTCCACCCAGCCTCCGCTGTCTGTGCCCTCCACCCAGCCACCACTCTCTGTGCCCTCCACCCAGCCACCACTCTCTGTGCCCTCCACCCAGCCACCACTCTCTGTGCCCTCCACCCAGCCACCACTCAACCTGTTCTCATACACAACAGAAATCCAAATTCTTGAAGATGGACCACTCACTCCTTCATCTGCCCAGGATCTAGACATTATTGTTGATGAACAAGAGGAGCCAGtttcacaaagtctgtcacatGTATCACAACATCAACTGGGAGAACCTGTGGATGA GACTGATCTTCAGAACATACAGAAAAAACTGGTCAGCAAAGTTGATGAAAGCTTCTGTCCAACCAGCAACCAAATAAATGTATGCAGGAATAATGTCTTGCTGTGTAGCCTGCGAGCATTCAAACGTAGGAACTTCAACCCTGAAGCAAAATTGAACGTTGTGTTTGTGGATGAAGATGGCAATGGTGAAGGGGCAGTTGACGAAGGTGGGCCAACAAGAGAGTACCTAAGGCTGCTGATGAGGGCCATCCACCAGTC AAACATCTTTGAGGGCCACGAGAAAGATCGGCAGTTATCTCTTGATACTCAAG cTTTACAGACTAATCTATACACATGGGTGGCAAAAATGATAGCTGTGTGTGTCGTTCATGGAGGAGTTGGACCACATTTCTTCTCTGAAAGGCTTTTCCAGCAGATCTGTGGGATACCAACATCCCTCGCCAATGTAGATGAAGTTTGTGACCATACCTTCAGGCAACAGTTAATCAAA ATACAGGAAGCGACAACGGTCCAAGAGGCAAACAGTGCCATTGCAGAGGCAGCAGACAGTCTCAGCATTATAGGTGCCTTGAGACATGTCTCCAACCTGAAAGAGAAGGACTCCCTTGTCCAGTCTGCTGCAGACTTTTTTGTCGATGGAAGGATGCAGACTGCCCTGGACCA GTTTGTCGAGGGGTTTAGAACCCTAGGATTACTGGAGGAGCTTAGAGAGAATCCAGCAGTGTTCCGCAGCATGTTCGTCAGTGAGGAGAGGCCACTGCAGGCGAAGGACCTCTTCTCTCTATTTGGAGTTGACTACTCTGTGCAGGGCAGCAACAAAAGAGCCAAAGAAAACAGCACAATATGCTATTGGCGTGACTGGCTCATTGATATCGAAG AAGGAGAATGCAGTCCAATCACACTTGAGAAGGTACTGGAGTTTACCTCTGGAGCCTCAACAGTGCCTCCACTCGGATTTCCACACCGTCCACAAATTCACTTCATCCACGAAGCCAACAGAGTGTTTCCAGAGGCCAACACCTGCCTCATAATCCTCCGCTTGCCCATACATAGTGATTATGAGGACTTCAGGAAATACATGGAGGAGGGCATTCTGCAGGCCCCTACTTTTGGTGTTGCGTGA
- the LOC126398392 gene encoding uncharacterized protein LOC126398392 isoform X1, with the protein MADELARVRRKFVDKVSKVLIKQLLDDLLDDGVLNDGQKDSIVEEYSTTADKARVLIDTVKKKGDEASRKLIAHIHSRDSTLYSELGLSCVQPAQPAAVRLSEQEWSITLNPATESFWMDKVKDNNVYPVDKKSIKNRVALLITNIKFTDEKLNRNGADKDEENMEKLLTALKYEVVKYTNLTGKAIDDAILKFSKHPKLKETDSVIVVIMSHGKLGKVLGVDWKKGDEKPDEFLIDNIYKHLGSEKCPALLDKPKIIIIQACRGEEEGSAFVRDVVSDDASQSNLPPPADEDNLEADTVKCVHKEKDFTALLSCTPDTVSYRQRDLGSFLIQYIVEVFNTFAHKDDIEELFRRVMQRFEKFSPRTKRQMPTKDRCTLIKRFYFFPLDNKPPLSVPSTLPLLYVPSTQPPLSVPSTLPLLSVPSTLPLLSVPSTQPPLSVPSTQPPLSVPSTQPPLSVPSTQPPLSVPSTQPPLNLFSYTTEIQILEDGPLTPSSAQDLDIIVDEQEEPVSQSLSHVSQHQLGEPVDETDLQNIQKKLVSKVDESFCPTSNQINVCRNNVLLCSLRAFKRRNFNPEAKLNVVFVDEDGNGEGAVDEGGPTREYLRLLMRAIHQSNIFEGHEKDRQLSLDTQALQTNLYTWVAKMIAVCVVHGGVGPHFFSERLFQQICGIPTSLANVDEVCDHTFRQQLIKIQEATTVQEANSAIAEAADSLSIIGALRHVSNLKEKDSLVQSAADFFVDGRMQTALDQFVEGFRTLGLLEELRENPAVFRSMFVSEERPLQAKDLFSLFGVDYSVQGSNKRAKENSTICYWRDWLIDIEEGECSPITLEKVLEFTSGASTVPPLGFPHRPQIHFIHEANRVFPEANTCLIILRLPIHSDYEDFRKYMEEGILQAPTFGVA; encoded by the exons ATGAGCTCGCCAGAGTGAGGAGAAAATTTGTGGACAAAGTGTCCAAAGTACTGATTAAGCAGCTCCTGGACGACCTTTTAGACGATGGCGTCTTGAATGATGGCCAGAAAGACTCAATAGTTGAGGAGTACAGCACCACAGCAGACAAGGCACGCGTTCTCATCGACACAGTGAAGAAGAAAGGAGACGAAGCCAGCAGGAAGCTGATTGCTCACATTCACAGCAGAGATTCAACACTGTACTCTGAGCTGGGCCTGTCCTGTGTTCAACCTGCTCAGCCCG CTGCAGTGCGACTGAGTGAGCAGGAATGGTCGATCACCCTCAACCCTGCCACTGAGTCATTCTGGATGGACAAAGTGAAAGATAACAAT GTTTACCCTGTGGACAAAAAATCCATTAAGAACCGTGTGGCCCTGCTGATCACTAATATAAAGTTTACTGATGAGAAGTTGAACAGAAATGGAGCTGACAAGGACGAGGAGAACATGGAGAAACTGCTCACGGCTTTGAAATATGAGGTGGTGAAATACACAAACCTCACAGGAAAG GCGATTGATGATGCTATACTTAAGTTCTCTAAACATCCGAAACTCAAAGAGACAGATAGTGTGATAGTGGTCATCATGTCTCATGGGAAACTGGGAAAAGTCCTCGGTGTCGACTGGAAAAAGGGTGATGAGAAACCAGATGAGTTCCTCATCGACAACATTTACAAACACTTGGGATCAGAGAAATGTCCAGCGCTGCTGGACAAACCCAAGATCATCATCATCCAGGCGTGCAGAGGAG AGGAGGAAGGATCAGCATTTGTTAGAGATGTGGTCAGTGATGATGCGTCACAGTCAAATCTGCCCCCGCCTGCTGATGAAGACAACTTAGAGGCTGATACGGTGAAATGTGTTCACAAAGAAAAAGACTTCACTGCTCTTCTTTCCTGCACTCCTG ATACTGTCTCATATAGACAAAGAGATCTGGGGTCTTTTCTCATCCAGTATATTGTTGAGGTATTTAACACCTTCGCGCATAAGGATGACATTGAGGAACTCTTCAGAAGA GTCATGCAACGCTTTGAAAAGTTCTCCCCTCGAACTAAAAGACAGATGCCGACCAAAGACAGATGCACTCTGATAAAGCGCTTCTACTTCTTCCCACTtgacaataag CCTCCGCTGTCTGTGCCCTCCACCCTGCCACTGCTGTATGTGCCCTCCACCCAGCCTCCGCTGTCTGTGCCCTCCACCCTGCCACTGCTGTCTGTGCCCTCCACCCTGCCACTGCTGTCTGTGCCCTCCACCCAGCCTCCGCTGTCTGTGCCCTCCACCCAGCCACCACTCTCTGTGCCCTCCACCCAGCCACCACTCTCTGTGCCCTCCACCCAGCCACCACTCTCTGTGCCCTCCACCCAGCCACCACTCAACCTGTTCTCATACACAACAGAAATCCAAATTCTTGAAGATGGACCACTCACTCCTTCATCTGCCCAGGATCTAGACATTATTGTTGATGAACAAGAGGAGCCAGtttcacaaagtctgtcacatGTATCACAACATCAACTGGGAGAACCTGTGGATGA GACTGATCTTCAGAACATACAGAAAAAACTGGTCAGCAAAGTTGATGAAAGCTTCTGTCCAACCAGCAACCAAATAAATGTATGCAGGAATAATGTCTTGCTGTGTAGCCTGCGAGCATTCAAACGTAGGAACTTCAACCCTGAAGCAAAATTGAACGTTGTGTTTGTGGATGAAGATGGCAATGGTGAAGGGGCAGTTGACGAAGGTGGGCCAACAAGAGAGTACCTAAGGCTGCTGATGAGGGCCATCCACCAGTC AAACATCTTTGAGGGCCACGAGAAAGATCGGCAGTTATCTCTTGATACTCAAG cTTTACAGACTAATCTATACACATGGGTGGCAAAAATGATAGCTGTGTGTGTCGTTCATGGAGGAGTTGGACCACATTTCTTCTCTGAAAGGCTTTTCCAGCAGATCTGTGGGATACCAACATCCCTCGCCAATGTAGATGAAGTTTGTGACCATACCTTCAGGCAACAGTTAATCAAA ATACAGGAAGCGACAACGGTCCAAGAGGCAAACAGTGCCATTGCAGAGGCAGCAGACAGTCTCAGCATTATAGGTGCCTTGAGACATGTCTCCAACCTGAAAGAGAAGGACTCCCTTGTCCAGTCTGCTGCAGACTTTTTTGTCGATGGAAGGATGCAGACTGCCCTGGACCA GTTTGTCGAGGGGTTTAGAACCCTAGGATTACTGGAGGAGCTTAGAGAGAATCCAGCAGTGTTCCGCAGCATGTTCGTCAGTGAGGAGAGGCCACTGCAGGCGAAGGACCTCTTCTCTCTATTTGGAGTTGACTACTCTGTGCAGGGCAGCAACAAAAGAGCCAAAGAAAACAGCACAATATGCTATTGGCGTGACTGGCTCATTGATATCGAAG AAGGAGAATGCAGTCCAATCACACTTGAGAAGGTACTGGAGTTTACCTCTGGAGCCTCAACAGTGCCTCCACTCGGATTTCCACACCGTCCACAAATTCACTTCATCCACGAAGCCAACAGAGTGTTTCCAGAGGCCAACACCTGCCTCATAATCCTCCGCTTGCCCATACATAGTGATTATGAGGACTTCAGGAAATACATGGAGGAGGGCATTCTGCAGGCCCCTACTTTTGGTGTTGCGTGA